The Fusobacterium varium genome includes the window ACAAGAGGTTATATTCTCATATATAGACTCTTTTGCACGTCCAGAGAGAGATGAGGCAAGTTATTATCACTATGGAGAGAAGAAAAAAATATATAGAAAGGCTCATCTTTCAAATCTTTTATCCAATATTTGTGAAGAGATATTTTTTAATACTCCAATAATAAATAATGAAACAATAAATAAAAATATGCTTTCAACTACAACTTTAAATAGTAGAAATAAGGTTGTAGCTAAACTTTTAGAAAGTGAATTAGAAGAAAATTTAGGACTTAAAGGAACTGGACAAGATGTAACTATAATGAGAACTTTACTTTTAAATAGTGGAATTTTAAGAGAAACTCCATATAAACAACTTGAGATCAACTTAGAAATAGAGGATAAAAAATTAAAAAATCTTTTAGACACTATTGATAATTTCTTTGCTCATAAAATTCTTTCTAAGTGGAGATCTTTTAAGGAGTTATATGATGAGATTATACTTCCAGAACATTCAATAGGATTAAAAAGAGGGGTTATCCCTATATATTTAGCAGTTTTAATTCATAAATACAGAAAATCTTTAATTATAAAAGGAGAAGAGGGAGAGGAGAAGATAGATGCTGAACTATTGAGCAATATCAATAAAAATCCTGAAAAATACTCTGTATATATAGAGAACTGGAGTGAAGAGAAAAACCTATACTTAGAGGGGATATATAAGATATTTGAAGAGTATAGTTTTGGGGACAAAAATAGATTGAACAATTTAAAAAATCAAGTTACAAGTATGAAACAATGGTATCTATCACTTCCTAAATATTCTAAGGAGCTAAAATCTCAATATATTGGAAATGGTGAATATAGAGAGTTAGAAAAGAAAAAGTTAAACTTTTTAAATGAACTTAGAAATGAGATTGACAATCCTAGAGATTTTCTTTTTGAAAAACTGCCTAAAATCTTTAATTGCAGTACTTTAGATAGTGAACTTTTAAAAGAGATAGGAGATACAAAAGAATACTTTGAGAATCTAATTGAAGATTTAAAAGAGAGATTAATTGTAGATATAAAGAGAATATTTAAGGGAAATAGTGATATCTCTTTAATATCAGTAGTTAAAGATTGGGAAGAGGGATTGAAAAGTGAAACTAAAGAGCATATCTTCAATAAAAGTGAAAATAAGGTGCTAGAACTAATAGAAAAATCAGATAACAACGAAAGTTTATTTATATCTAAATTAGGAAGAATAGTAAGTTCATTGAGATTAGAGGATTGGAGTAAAAGTACAGTTGAAAGATTTTTAGCTGAATTGATAGAGATAAAAGAGAGAGTTGAAAAGTTTGATAGTAATGTGAATATAGGAGCAAAGGAAGAGAAAAATTCATATAAAATCACTTTTACAGATGTCAACGGAGCTGAACAGGTAAAAACTTTTGATAGAACTGATTGTAGCAAGAGAGCTACTCTTCTATATAATGATCTGTTAAGTTCAATAGATGAGATGGGAGAGTCAATTAGTGAACAGGAGATAAGACAGATATTAATAGATATTTTAGAGAAATTTTGTTAGGGGGAGATTGAGATGGTAGCATATTTTGATAACTCAGCAACTACATTTCCTAAACCTGAAGAAGTATATAGCTTTATGGATAAGTTTTATAGAGAAAATGGGGTAAATGTAGGAAGAGGACAACATAAACTAGCATCAAAAGCAAGTTTCTTAGTTGATGAAACAAGAAAACTATTGTTAGAGATTCTTCATTGTAAAAATAAGGGAGTTGTATTTACAAGTACAGCTACTGAGGGGATAAACTTAGTTTTACAAGGGAGAGAGTGGAAAGAAAATTCAATTGTATATATTTCACCTTTTGAGCATAATGCAGTTACTAGAACTCTTTTTCACTTAAAAGATAGATATAGTTTAAAGATAAAAATATTAGCTTTTAATAAAGAGAAGATAGAGTATGATCTTGAGCAGATAAAAGCTGATTTTAAAGAGGAGAATCCAGATGTAGTTATTTGTAGCCACAGTAGCAATGTTTTTGGAATTGTAGCTCCTGTGGAGAAGATAGTTGAAGAGAGTAAAAAATATGGTGCTTTTAACTTTATAGATATGTGCCAAACAGCTGGATTGATAGATCTAAATGTTGGAAATGAAAATATTGATGCTGTTGTTTTTGCTGGACATAAGACACTTTATGGTCCTTTAGGAGTGTCAGGGGTTGTAATGAAGAAAGATATTAATCTCAAACCTCTTATCTATGGTGGAACAGGAGTGGAGTCAGCAAATCAAAATATGCCAGATATTTTCCCTATAAAGTATGAAGGGGGTAGTCACAATATTTTAGCAATATCAGGGTTAAATGCCTCATTGAAATGGTTGAAAAATATTGGGATAGAAAATATCTACAAAAGGGAGAAGGAGATTTTTAATAAGCTTATCTCATTGTTGAAAACCTATGAGAATATTGAGATTGTAGGTTATAGAGAGGCTAAAGAGCAAGTTGGTGTTGTTTCATGTGTGTTTAAGGGATATGCACCTGATGAGATAGGACAGGTGCTAAGTGATATGGATATTGCAGTGAGGACAGGGTTGCATTGCTCACCATATGCACATGAGTTTTTTGGCACTTTTCCAGCAGGAACAGTGAGATTAAGTGTTAGCTATTTTACAACTGATGATGAACTTGATAAATTAAAGGTAGCTTTAGATTATATAAGAGAAAATTCGTAAGAGGGGACGAAAATGGGGCTAAGAGATATAAATATAAAATTAGAGTACCGAGGATTTCAAGATGAAATAGTTAGAGATTTCTATATTCCACTTTTAGAAGAGAGCTGTCTTTATCAAAGAGCTGTTGGATTTTTTTCTTCAACCTCTTTAGCAGAGATAGCAAAGGGAATAAGTAGATTTGTTGAAAATGGTGGGAAGATACAGCTTGTAGCTTCTCCAAAACTTTCAGAAAAGGATATAGAGGATATTGAAAAAGGATATAAATTGAGGGAAGAGGCTATGAAACAGAATATTCTTTTTCAGTTAAATAATCCTAAAAATTTTGTTGAAGAGAAACAGTTAAGTTTATTGGCAGAGTTAATAGCTGATAATGTTTTAGATATAAAGATAGCTTTTATGGAGACATCTGGAATCTATCATGAAAAAATGGGGTTGTTTTATGATGAAAAAGGAGATATAGTTGCTTTCTCTGGTTCTATGAATGAAAGTAGAATGGCTATGTTAGAAAATTATGAGACAATTGATACCTTTACCTCTTGGACAGATGGGGATAGAGGAAGAGTTGAAAATAAAAAAATAGCTTTTGAAAAAATTTGGAATGATGAGGAGAAAGATATAAAAATCTTAAAGTTTCCAGAATTGAAAAAAGAGATTTTAGAGAGATATTATAAAGGGAATAAATCTATAAATGAAATTTTAGAGGCTCAAGAACCAAAAGTAAAATATGTAATTAATACTCCTCAAATGCCAGAGGAAGTTCAACTTTATGAATACCAATTAGAGGCTATAAAAAAATGGAGAGAAAATAAGTTTAGAGGCATCTTTGATATGGCAACTGGGGCAGGAAAAACATTTACAGGATTAGGTGCTATATGTGAGCTAAGTAAATTTTTAGAAGATAATCTATTTGTAATAATTGTTTGTCCATATCAGCACTTAGTTGAGCAGTGGGTTGAAGATATAAAAAAATTTAACATAAAACCTATAATAGGTTATAGTGCATCACCTCAAAGAGATTGGAAAGATAGATTGAAGAGAAGTATAAAAAAACAGAATTTAAAATTAGATAAGTTTTATTGTTTTATCTGTACCAATGCAACTTTTTCTTCAAATGATGTTCAAGATAGCTTAGATATGATAAAAGGGGATAAATTGTTAGTAGTAGATGAGGCACATAACTTTGGTTCTCCTAGATTACAAAAAACTTTAAATGATAGCTATAAATATAGATTAGCTCTATCAGCAACTTTAGAAAGACATAACGACACATTGGGAACAGAGAAACTATATGAGTTTTTTGAAAAGAAAGTTATTGAGTATGATTTAGAAAGAGCTATAAAAGAGGGAAAATTAACTCCATATAAATATTATCCTATTTTAGTTTATTTAGATGAAGAGGAGTTAGAAGAGTATAGAAATTTAAGTTATGAGATTTGTAAACATATTATAGAAAAAGATGGAAAAAAGAGATTAGATCCTTATGGAGAGATACTAGCTATTGAAAGGTCTAGATTGATAGCAGGAGCAAAGGGGAAATTAACTAAATTAAAAGAGGTTATCACTCCATATAAAGATGATAACTATATGCTTGTATACTGTGGTGCTACTAATGTTTTAAAGCCTGAAAATGATAGTAGTGACACTGATAATGGGGATGTTAGGCAGATAGATGCAGTGGTACAAATATTGGGTAACCAATTAAATATGAAAGTTGGAAAATTTACATCTAATGAAACTATTGAAGAGAGAAAAGAGATAAAAAATGCCTTTGAAAATAGAGATTTACAAGGGCTAGTTGCTATTAAATGTCTAGATGAGGGGGTGAATATTCCAAATATAAAAACAGCTTTTATTTTAGCTAGTACAACTAATCCTAAAGAGTATATTCAAAGAAGGGGAAGAGTTCTAAGGAAAAGTAAAAATATAGATAAGGAGTATGCAGAGATCTATGACTTTATAACTCTTCCTAGAAGGTTAGATGCAGTTCAATATCTTACTTTAGAGCAGATGAAGATTGAGATACCTTTAGTTAGAAAAGAGCTAGTTAGAATAGAGGAGTTTGGGAGACTAGCAATGAATTCAATAGATGCAAGAGAGTTAATTTTTAAAGTAAAAGATGCTTATAAAGATAATATTCAATATCTTGAGGAGGAAGAAAAATATGGAGAATGTTGTTAAAATTGATAAAAGAGTATTAGAAAAAATAAAAAGAAGAATTATTGTCATAGAAAAAGAAAATTTAGCTACAAAAGAATTAAAAGATTCACAAATGTTAGAAGAGATAAAAAAAATTATAGAAGAGGAGGTTGTAATTGACTAATGAAAATAGAATTTATAGAACTATATAATTTTAGACAATTAAAAGAAGCTAAAATAGAATTTTCTACTGATAATGAAAAAAATGTAACAATAATAATGGGGAATAATGGAGCTGGAAAAACGACATTAGCTCAAGCTTTTACTTGGTGTCTTTATGGAGAAACAAGTTTTAAAATAAAAAGTGTTTTAAATAAAGAAAAAGAAAGAGATCTTTCAGTAAATTCAAGTGTATTAGTAATTGTAAAAATAGGATTAGAACATAATGGTATAAAATATGAAATTAAAAGAAGTGGAGCATATAAAAAAAGAGCTAATGGAAGTATTATAGGAGATCCTACAGAAGTTGTTTTGACAAGAAAAACTAAAGATGGAATAACAGCTAAAGTAAAGGATTATGAAAGAGAGATAAGAAGCATTTTACCTAAAGAACTTTCAAAATATTTTTTCTTTGATGGGGAACGTATAGAAAAGATGAGTAAAGAGATTCAGGGTGGTAAAAAAAGTAATGAGTTTGCTGATGCAGTTAGAGGTCTTTTAGGTTTAAATGTTATCATATCTGCTATAGATCATTTAAAACCAGGGAAAAGGTTAAGTGTAGTAGGAAAATATGTAGAAAGCTATAATGTTAGTAGTAATGCAATAGTTAGGGAAGAAGCTGAAAAGCTGA containing:
- a CDS encoding aminotransferase class V-fold PLP-dependent enzyme translates to MVAYFDNSATTFPKPEEVYSFMDKFYRENGVNVGRGQHKLASKASFLVDETRKLLLEILHCKNKGVVFTSTATEGINLVLQGREWKENSIVYISPFEHNAVTRTLFHLKDRYSLKIKILAFNKEKIEYDLEQIKADFKEENPDVVICSHSSNVFGIVAPVEKIVEESKKYGAFNFIDMCQTAGLIDLNVGNENIDAVVFAGHKTLYGPLGVSGVVMKKDINLKPLIYGGTGVESANQNMPDIFPIKYEGGSHNILAISGLNASLKWLKNIGIENIYKREKEIFNKLISLLKTYENIEIVGYREAKEQVGVVSCVFKGYAPDEIGQVLSDMDIAVRTGLHCSPYAHEFFGTFPAGTVRLSVSYFTTDDELDKLKVALDYIRENS
- a CDS encoding DEAD/DEAH box helicase family protein, which encodes MGLRDINIKLEYRGFQDEIVRDFYIPLLEESCLYQRAVGFFSSTSLAEIAKGISRFVENGGKIQLVASPKLSEKDIEDIEKGYKLREEAMKQNILFQLNNPKNFVEEKQLSLLAELIADNVLDIKIAFMETSGIYHEKMGLFYDEKGDIVAFSGSMNESRMAMLENYETIDTFTSWTDGDRGRVENKKIAFEKIWNDEEKDIKILKFPELKKEILERYYKGNKSINEILEAQEPKVKYVINTPQMPEEVQLYEYQLEAIKKWRENKFRGIFDMATGAGKTFTGLGAICELSKFLEDNLFVIIVCPYQHLVEQWVEDIKKFNIKPIIGYSASPQRDWKDRLKRSIKKQNLKLDKFYCFICTNATFSSNDVQDSLDMIKGDKLLVVDEAHNFGSPRLQKTLNDSYKYRLALSATLERHNDTLGTEKLYEFFEKKVIEYDLERAIKEGKLTPYKYYPILVYLDEEELEEYRNLSYEICKHIIEKDGKKRLDPYGEILAIERSRLIAGAKGKLTKLKEVITPYKDDNYMLVYCGATNVLKPENDSSDTDNGDVRQIDAVVQILGNQLNMKVGKFTSNETIEERKEIKNAFENRDLQGLVAIKCLDEGVNIPNIKTAFILASTTNPKEYIQRRGRVLRKSKNIDKEYAEIYDFITLPRRLDAVQYLTLEQMKIEIPLVRKELVRIEEFGRLAMNSIDARELIFKVKDAYKDNIQYLEEEEKYGECC